A stretch of the Dioscorea cayenensis subsp. rotundata cultivar TDr96_F1 chromosome 4, TDr96_F1_v2_PseudoChromosome.rev07_lg8_w22 25.fasta, whole genome shotgun sequence genome encodes the following:
- the LOC120258645 gene encoding agamous-like MADS-box protein AGL11: MGTYSTGLLPFDLHDLNRHLVDNNVFGSVLCSIKSTIERYKKAIADNSNSGCIIEVNSQQYYQQEATKLRHQIQILLNANRHLAGEGLSSLTIKELKQLESRLERGIARIRSKKHELHFAEIEYMQKRELELQNDNTYLRSKNPDRAMKINKATKACDQGTSGLGCNGRQGSASGNANEQDKIKFSICY; this comes from the exons ATGGGAACCTACTCAACTGGGCTTTTACCTTTTGATTTACATGATTTGAACA GACATTTGGttgataataatgtttttgGATCTGTTTTGTGCAGTATAAAATCGACAATTGAAAGGTACAAGAAGGCAATCGCTGACAATTCAAACTCAGGTTGCATCATAGAGGTCAACTCTCAA CAATACTACCAACAGGAAGCAACAAAGTTACGTCACCAAATACAGATTCTACTAAATGCAAATAG GCACTTGGCAGGAGAAGGTTTAAGTTCTTTAACCATAAAGGAACTCAAGCAACTTGAAAGCAGACTAGAAAGAGGAATTGCACGTATCAGATCAAAGAAG CATGAGTTGCACTTTGCGGAGATTGAGTACATGCAGAAAAGA GAGCTGGAACTTCAAAATGACAATACATATCTCAGATCAAAG AATCCAGATAGGgctatgaaaataaataaagctacAAAAGCTTGTGATCAAGGAACTTCAGGACTGGGGTGTAACGGGAGACAAGGCTCAGCTTCAGGAAATGCTAATGAACAAG ATAAAATCAAGTTCTCAATTTGTTATTGA